The Desulfohalovibrio reitneri genome contains a region encoding:
- a CDS encoding PAS domain S-box protein: protein MSAADSQPREQLLRLIGDNRENCLRQCREDARSESLHAAALTGEALDEVCGGLLAAVEASLSDDGGPTGESHVDRVFRRGGWSIPHSELMRCLDGLRRSLRGLLLEDCRLDPGLLAGLDRLDESIEEIKRDSLNRFLVDQERRFRLVFEKSAVCEVFVDSRGRLLVGNPAFRESFGYDDAQLADGLRGLFTSSDDFDAFVKMLSPEKDVEDRGFEVRLAASDGSVGWYRIDAAEAGGFGGEAGVWLVMFQDVTLHKEAARKIRRQRDLLTTAEGLAGVGAWEWNLVEDTWWFSRNWQVIHGTSRNGLRTGELLELAHPDDAGEIRRAFQTARTEGVAYDLEHRVVRENDGEVRHLKVRGEMEYDEDGRPSRMVGVSQDLTEHREAERRLGYNLALLQAQMEASPDGVVLSAPDSRLLSWNRRFMDIWGVSGEVMDTADGNRALEAVRRELADPDGFIAEAKRLMGAPDENETGREIQLTGGRVLERHSRAVRDPDGTYWGRVWFYRDISERKRAEKALRRSNRALKVLRDSSDALLRAGEEDTLLGDVCRIVVETGGYSMAWVGFAMDDPAKTVRPVAHWGMRDDYVENIRLTWDESATGQGPGGRAIRLRKPQMARDIATDPFFKPWRQAAMDRGFASCLSLPLCSEDSCLGVLNIYAYETDAFDDEEVELLRHLAGQLAHGLVTLRRGRKHEQAVEALRTSEERFRRLAENARDMIFRMSLPEGKYEYVSPACEAVMGYPPEDFYASPAFIGGILAPDFGEYFRRKWKGLMRGEVEPVSEYRIVTPDGAQKWLSQRNVLVRDADGNPVALEGIVTDIDESKRSAEELRHRSFELEILNQLSGKLGYTLDYGELLRLLMNNLHQVMNYDVVAGALVREDGLDVSIQCAVPASDGIKEYVAGRLARTVERFTGGAAREAAPSARVADCAAMEGMGSLDALRSSFQVPLFTRNREVAGVILVGSGTVNAFNLGQVRMLYALAGQASESVERLRELMAEERKGLSQFLGALPEGVFLLDKHLHVEVSNGNAQHILRRVTGRAGRFETILDTPLMRVVGEGMDHGGRVELRAVDEQAVYEVWSTPLRHGPYAGGWMLLLRDVTADSLAEEALRSSEEKFRSLFDSSGDAIFVHDLEGRFLDVNRRACERLGYTRQELLRMSPADIDSPEFADRVGERIKQIREKEYTFFETEHVRSDGTTVPTEITAKIIEYQGRPAILATARNITERKRAEEAVREREQLLKSLIQGIRAAFFIVDRRDLEVVEANQMGLDLLGRGREEVVGRSSREVLAFQDLGYGDGKSLGGRRIISQEHVLRRPDDRLVPVSLSVLEVTIKAHPYYVFVCFDISQRKDLERQLAISQRLESVGQLAAGIAHEINTPVQFIANNLDFLKESCEYYTNYIRACERAREAVERGGDAAGAVRGELAPGLRDRLDFYMEESREALEESVQGVERISSIIGSMKHFSHPGGKRREKVDLNEAVESTVNVCRNEWKYDAELVSDLEEGLPVIEGYPADLNQAILNLVVNAAHAVTERYGGSGEMGRITVRTYAEGANAVLEVKDTGTGIAEEDQPRIFDPFFTTKEVGKGTGQGLAITHAVVVEKHGGEIDFNSTPGKGTTFFIRLPMEPPGGERNGN from the coding sequence ATGAGCGCCGCGGACAGCCAGCCCCGGGAACAGCTGCTCCGCCTCATTGGCGACAATCGCGAGAACTGTCTGCGGCAATGCCGCGAGGATGCCAGAAGCGAAAGCCTCCACGCGGCCGCGCTGACGGGCGAGGCCCTGGACGAGGTCTGCGGCGGCCTGCTGGCGGCTGTGGAGGCGTCCCTGTCCGATGACGGTGGCCCGACCGGGGAATCGCATGTGGATCGGGTTTTCCGGCGGGGCGGCTGGTCCATTCCGCACTCGGAACTCATGCGATGCCTGGATGGCCTCAGGCGGAGCCTGCGTGGCCTGCTGCTGGAGGACTGCCGGCTCGACCCTGGCCTGTTGGCCGGACTGGACCGGCTGGACGAGAGCATCGAGGAGATCAAGCGCGACTCCCTGAACCGGTTCCTGGTGGACCAGGAGCGGCGCTTCCGGCTGGTGTTCGAGAAGTCGGCCGTGTGCGAGGTCTTTGTCGACTCCCGGGGACGGCTCTTGGTGGGCAACCCCGCTTTCAGGGAGTCGTTCGGCTACGACGACGCCCAACTGGCCGACGGACTGCGGGGCCTTTTCACCTCCAGTGATGACTTTGACGCCTTTGTGAAGATGCTGTCCCCGGAAAAGGATGTTGAGGACCGGGGGTTCGAGGTCCGGCTCGCGGCCAGTGACGGGTCGGTGGGCTGGTACCGCATCGATGCGGCCGAGGCGGGAGGTTTCGGCGGAGAGGCCGGGGTCTGGCTGGTCATGTTCCAGGACGTCACTCTGCACAAGGAGGCGGCCAGGAAAATCCGCCGCCAGCGGGACCTGCTGACCACGGCGGAGGGGCTGGCGGGCGTCGGGGCCTGGGAGTGGAATCTGGTCGAGGACACCTGGTGGTTCTCCCGCAACTGGCAAGTGATTCACGGCACCTCGCGCAACGGCCTTCGCACCGGGGAACTGCTGGAACTGGCTCATCCCGACGACGCGGGGGAAATCCGCCGGGCCTTCCAGACGGCCAGGACCGAGGGCGTTGCCTACGACCTGGAGCACCGCGTGGTGCGCGAGAACGACGGGGAGGTGCGCCACCTCAAGGTGCGCGGGGAGATGGAATACGACGAGGACGGCCGGCCGTCGCGCATGGTGGGCGTGTCCCAGGATCTCACCGAACACCGGGAGGCGGAGCGGCGCTTGGGCTACAACCTCGCGCTGCTCCAGGCCCAGATGGAGGCCTCGCCGGACGGGGTGGTGCTCAGCGCCCCGGACTCGCGCCTGCTCTCCTGGAACCGCCGATTCATGGATATCTGGGGGGTGAGCGGCGAGGTCATGGACACCGCCGACGGCAACCGCGCCCTTGAGGCCGTGCGGCGGGAGTTGGCTGACCCGGACGGCTTTATCGCCGAGGCCAAGCGTTTAATGGGCGCACCGGACGAGAACGAGACGGGCCGCGAAATCCAGTTGACCGGGGGGCGGGTGCTGGAGCGGCATTCCCGGGCCGTGCGCGACCCGGACGGCACCTACTGGGGCCGGGTCTGGTTCTACCGCGACATCAGCGAACGCAAGCGCGCCGAGAAGGCGCTGCGGCGGTCCAACCGGGCATTGAAGGTGCTGCGCGACTCCAGCGACGCCCTGCTGCGCGCCGGGGAGGAGGACACCCTGCTGGGCGACGTCTGCCGCATCGTGGTGGAAACGGGCGGTTACAGCATGGCCTGGGTGGGATTCGCCATGGACGACCCGGCAAAGACCGTGCGGCCCGTGGCCCATTGGGGAATGCGGGACGATTACGTGGAGAACATCCGCCTGACCTGGGACGAGTCGGCCACGGGGCAGGGACCGGGGGGACGGGCCATCCGTCTGCGTAAGCCCCAGATGGCCCGGGACATCGCCACGGATCCCTTTTTCAAGCCCTGGCGCCAGGCGGCCATGGACCGGGGCTTCGCCTCCTGCCTTTCCCTGCCCCTGTGCTCCGAGGACTCCTGTCTGGGCGTACTGAACATCTACGCCTACGAGACCGACGCCTTTGACGACGAGGAGGTCGAGCTGCTGCGGCATTTGGCCGGACAGCTGGCCCACGGGCTCGTCACTCTGCGCCGGGGGCGGAAGCACGAGCAGGCGGTGGAGGCCCTGCGGACCAGCGAGGAGCGTTTCCGCAGGCTGGCGGAGAACGCCCGGGACATGATCTTCCGCATGTCCTTGCCAGAAGGCAAGTACGAGTACGTCAGCCCGGCCTGCGAGGCGGTCATGGGCTACCCGCCGGAGGATTTCTACGCCAGCCCGGCCTTCATCGGTGGTATTCTGGCCCCGGATTTCGGGGAGTACTTCCGGCGGAAGTGGAAGGGTTTGATGCGCGGGGAAGTGGAGCCGGTCTCCGAGTACAGGATCGTCACCCCGGACGGCGCACAGAAGTGGCTCAGCCAGCGCAACGTGCTGGTGCGGGACGCGGACGGGAACCCCGTGGCCCTGGAGGGCATCGTCACCGACATTGACGAGAGCAAGCGGTCGGCCGAGGAACTGCGCCACCGGTCCTTCGAATTGGAAATCCTCAACCAGCTTTCCGGCAAGCTGGGTTACACCCTGGACTACGGCGAGCTGCTGCGGCTTTTGATGAACAACCTGCACCAGGTCATGAACTACGACGTGGTGGCCGGCGCCCTGGTCAGGGAGGACGGCCTGGACGTCAGCATCCAGTGCGCCGTGCCCGCCTCGGACGGCATCAAGGAGTATGTGGCGGGCAGGCTGGCCAGGACCGTCGAGCGGTTCACGGGCGGGGCCGCCAGGGAGGCCGCTCCCTCCGCACGGGTGGCGGACTGCGCGGCCATGGAGGGGATGGGGAGCCTGGACGCGCTGCGGTCGTCCTTCCAGGTGCCATTGTTTACCCGAAACCGGGAGGTGGCCGGGGTCATCCTGGTCGGGTCCGGAACGGTCAACGCCTTCAACCTGGGGCAGGTCAGGATGCTCTACGCCCTGGCCGGACAGGCCTCGGAGTCGGTGGAGCGGCTGCGGGAGCTCATGGCCGAGGAGCGCAAGGGCCTCAGCCAGTTCCTGGGCGCACTGCCCGAAGGAGTGTTCCTGCTGGACAAGCACCTCCACGTGGAAGTCTCCAACGGCAACGCCCAACACATCCTGCGCCGCGTCACGGGACGGGCAGGTCGGTTCGAGACCATTCTGGATACGCCGCTGATGCGGGTGGTGGGAGAAGGCATGGACCACGGCGGACGGGTGGAGCTGCGCGCCGTGGACGAGCAGGCCGTGTACGAGGTGTGGAGCACGCCGCTGCGCCACGGCCCCTACGCCGGAGGGTGGATGCTGCTGCTGCGCGACGTGACCGCGGACAGCCTGGCCGAGGAGGCCCTGCGCAGCTCCGAGGAAAAGTTCCGCAGCCTGTTCGATTCCTCGGGCGACGCCATCTTCGTGCACGATCTCGAGGGGCGCTTTCTGGACGTGAACAGGCGGGCCTGCGAGCGGCTGGGCTACACCCGCCAGGAACTGCTGCGCATGAGCCCGGCGGACATCGACAGCCCAGAGTTCGCGGACAGGGTCGGGGAGCGCATCAAGCAAATCCGTGAAAAGGAATACACCTTTTTCGAGACCGAGCACGTTCGCTCCGACGGCACCACGGTGCCCACCGAGATCACGGCCAAGATCATCGAATACCAGGGGCGTCCGGCAATTCTCGCCACGGCCAGGAACATCACCGAGCGCAAGCGGGCGGAAGAGGCGGTGCGGGAGCGCGAGCAGCTGCTCAAGTCGCTCATCCAGGGCATCCGCGCGGCATTCTTCATCGTGGACCGGCGGGACCTGGAAGTGGTTGAGGCCAACCAGATGGGGCTGGACCTGCTGGGACGGGGGCGCGAGGAGGTGGTGGGGCGGTCCTCCCGGGAGGTGCTGGCCTTCCAGGACCTGGGCTACGGCGACGGCAAGAGCCTGGGGGGACGGCGCATCATCAGCCAGGAGCACGTGCTGCGGCGGCCCGACGACAGGCTCGTGCCGGTTTCGCTGTCCGTGCTGGAAGTGACCATCAAGGCCCACCCGTATTACGTATTCGTCTGTTTCGACATCAGTCAGCGCAAGGATCTGGAGCGGCAACTGGCCATCTCGCAGCGGCTGGAGTCAGTAGGGCAGTTGGCGGCGGGCATCGCCCACGAGATCAACACCCCGGTGCAATTCATCGCCAACAACCTGGATTTCCTCAAGGAAAGTTGCGAATACTACACCAACTACATCCGCGCCTGCGAGCGGGCCAGGGAGGCGGTGGAGCGCGGCGGCGATGCGGCCGGGGCCGTGCGTGGCGAGCTGGCGCCCGGCCTGCGCGACAGGCTGGACTTCTACATGGAGGAATCGCGCGAGGCCCTGGAGGAATCGGTGCAGGGGGTGGAGCGCATCTCCAGCATCATCGGCTCCATGAAGCATTTCTCCCACCCGGGCGGCAAGCGGAGGGAAAAAGTGGACCTCAACGAGGCGGTGGAGAGCACGGTCAACGTCTGCCGCAACGAGTGGAAGTACGACGCGGAACTGGTCTCGGACCTGGAGGAGGGGCTGCCCGTCATCGAGGGCTACCCCGCGGACCTCAACCAAGCCATCCTCAACCTGGTGGTCAACGCCGCCCACGCCGTCACCGAGCGGTATGGGGGCAGCGGGGAAATGGGGCGGATAACCGTCCGGACCTACGCGGAGGGGGCCAACGCGGTGCTCGAGGTCAAGGACACGGGCACGGGTATCGCCGAGGAGGATCAACCCAGGATATTCGATCCCTTCTTCACCACCAAGGAGGTGGGCAAGGGAACGGGCCAGGGGCTGGCCATCACCCACGCAGTGGTGGTGGAAAAGCACGGCGGGGAAATCGATTTCAACTCAACTCCGGGCAAGGGGACGACCTTCTTCATCCGCCTCCCCATGGAACCGCCCGGCGGGGAGCGAAACGGGAACTGA
- a CDS encoding sensor domain-containing protein, with protein sequence MPSETLIIALAGLGLGLGAGFLLARARAGAAGEAQRRFASISDEIKDMVFRYDMSGGGRFEFINTAAVDVTGYHAKELMGNPELLYRIAVHDEEFDPHSLKAMLIQGARKNPTFAITRKDGQRSWVKMRNVLIREGAAGRVRAVEGIISDVTRERQARESLRDSAETYRIFFSASGLATAMVDEEGRVPRANDAFAAFCAADLERVQGKARFDEFLDESSAAKFKRYNALAMVQPDVVPRGFGADFQDRKGAIKPVYIFMCPVPEKRVSVLTVLDLPELRLMQEAADVQRLYFRQLFHNSPLGIAILDEEGRVMDINPGYTAMFGYALEDVRKWQSRHFLVPKDLLEEGGAIHQSVLAGKTVQRETRRTARNGREIPVQFQAYPFYLEDEIGGIFAIYQDISQRKEYEEQLAHSALHDPLTGLPNRALFKEYVHKAMHRGDHADTECGVVMLDLDRFRRVNETYGHEAGDAILREVAARLAELASPEDSLARLTGDQFGILLDGMESRWNLLAKVTEIGRSLNSAYRVGDAEVHVECAQGIVMDIHTRAGAEEVLRDAAVALDRAKLEGGEDRLKVFREEMFQEVADAVSLENEIRRAIRGKQFRVHYQPVISLQDERVVGFEALLRWIHPERGEISPEEFIPVAESTGLINRLGAFVLRAACAQMARWHREVPEARGLVVSLNISPRQLEEQRMAALIDRVLRESGLPPECLNIEITESLIMRDTKAAMRFFEGMRGKGVRMAIDDFGTGYSSLGYLRRFPVDSLKVDRSFVSGEASAGGRQIIKTIVDLARNMDFRIIAEGAETREQVDMLKELGCHQAQGFYFAKPMEPSEALAYFKGEG encoded by the coding sequence ATGCCGTCTGAAACACTCATCATCGCCCTGGCTGGGCTGGGACTCGGCCTGGGAGCCGGGTTTCTTTTAGCCCGCGCGCGTGCGGGCGCGGCGGGTGAGGCCCAGCGCCGCTTCGCCAGCATCAGCGACGAAATCAAGGACATGGTGTTCCGGTACGACATGTCCGGCGGGGGGCGGTTCGAGTTCATCAACACCGCGGCCGTGGACGTCACCGGCTACCATGCCAAGGAGTTGATGGGGAATCCCGAGCTTCTGTACCGCATCGCCGTTCACGATGAGGAATTCGACCCGCACAGCTTGAAAGCCATGCTCATCCAGGGGGCCAGAAAAAACCCCACTTTCGCCATCACGCGCAAGGACGGGCAGAGGTCCTGGGTGAAGATGCGCAACGTGCTCATCCGCGAGGGGGCGGCCGGGCGGGTGCGGGCCGTGGAGGGCATCATTTCGGACGTGACGCGCGAGAGGCAGGCCCGTGAAAGCCTGCGCGACTCGGCCGAGACATACCGGATTTTCTTTTCCGCCTCCGGCCTGGCCACGGCCATGGTGGACGAGGAGGGCAGGGTGCCCCGGGCCAACGACGCCTTCGCCGCCTTCTGCGCCGCGGACCTGGAGCGCGTCCAGGGCAAGGCCCGCTTCGACGAGTTTCTGGACGAAAGCTCGGCAGCCAAGTTCAAGCGCTACAACGCCCTGGCCATGGTCCAGCCCGACGTGGTGCCGCGCGGCTTCGGCGCCGACTTCCAGGACCGCAAGGGGGCCATCAAGCCGGTCTACATCTTCATGTGCCCGGTGCCGGAGAAACGGGTCAGCGTGTTGACGGTGCTTGACCTGCCCGAACTGCGCCTGATGCAGGAGGCGGCGGACGTCCAACGGCTCTACTTCCGCCAACTCTTCCACAACTCCCCCCTGGGCATCGCCATCCTGGACGAGGAAGGCCGGGTCATGGACATCAACCCGGGCTACACCGCCATGTTCGGCTATGCCCTGGAGGACGTGCGCAAGTGGCAGAGCCGGCACTTCCTGGTGCCCAAGGACCTGCTGGAAGAGGGGGGAGCCATCCACCAGAGCGTGCTGGCGGGCAAGACTGTGCAGCGGGAGACCCGGCGCACCGCCAGGAACGGCCGCGAGATCCCGGTGCAGTTTCAGGCCTACCCCTTCTATCTGGAAGACGAGATCGGCGGCATCTTCGCCATCTACCAGGACATTTCCCAGCGCAAGGAATACGAGGAGCAACTGGCCCACAGCGCGTTGCACGACCCCCTCACCGGCCTGCCCAACCGCGCCCTGTTCAAGGAGTACGTGCACAAGGCTATGCACCGGGGCGACCACGCGGACACGGAGTGCGGCGTGGTCATGCTGGATCTGGACCGCTTCCGGCGGGTCAACGAGACCTACGGCCACGAAGCCGGGGACGCCATACTCCGGGAGGTGGCCGCACGCCTGGCCGAACTCGCCTCTCCCGAGGACAGCTTGGCCCGGCTCACCGGGGACCAGTTCGGCATTCTGCTGGACGGCATGGAGTCCAGGTGGAACCTGCTGGCCAAAGTGACCGAGATCGGCCGTTCCCTGAACAGCGCGTACAGGGTTGGCGATGCCGAGGTCCACGTGGAGTGCGCCCAGGGCATCGTCATGGACATCCATACCCGCGCGGGGGCCGAGGAGGTGCTGCGGGACGCGGCCGTGGCCCTGGACAGGGCCAAGCTGGAGGGCGGCGAGGACCGCCTGAAGGTCTTTCGGGAGGAGATGTTCCAGGAGGTCGCCGACGCAGTCTCCCTGGAGAACGAAATCCGCCGGGCCATTCGCGGCAAGCAGTTCCGGGTGCACTACCAGCCTGTTATCTCCCTGCAAGACGAACGCGTGGTCGGTTTCGAGGCCCTGCTGCGCTGGATTCACCCCGAGCGGGGCGAGATTTCGCCAGAGGAGTTTATCCCCGTGGCCGAGAGCACGGGGCTCATCAACCGGCTGGGCGCCTTCGTGCTGCGGGCGGCCTGCGCCCAGATGGCCAGGTGGCACCGGGAGGTTCCCGAGGCCCGGGGGCTTGTCGTCAGCCTCAACATCTCGCCTAGGCAGCTGGAGGAGCAGCGTATGGCCGCGCTCATCGACCGGGTGCTGCGGGAGTCCGGCCTGCCGCCGGAATGCCTCAACATCGAGATCACGGAAAGCCTGATCATGCGGGACACAAAGGCGGCCATGCGCTTCTTCGAGGGCATGCGCGGCAAAGGGGTGCGCATGGCCATCGATGATTTCGGAACGGGCTATTCCTCCCTGGGCTACCTGCGACGTTTCCCGGTGGACTCCCTCAAGGTGGACAGGTCCTTCGTCAGCGGAGAGGCCAGCGCGGGCGGCCGCCAGATCATCAAGACCATCGTGGACCTGGCCCGGAACATGGACTTCCGGATCATCGCCGAGGGGGCCGAGACCCGGGAGCAGGTGGACATGCTCAAGGAATTGGGCTGCCACCAGGCGCAAGGCTTCTATTTCGCCAAACCCATGGAGCCGAGCGAGGCCCTCGCGTACTTCAAGGGAGAAGGGTAG
- a CDS encoding protein phosphatase CheZ produces MTSDLQEKLLREMVQAVTNEVAGIVKAELGELVEKEVARALSRAVSEGDFLRTMNQDMRQGLSDIYREISQARQGQEKLAEGAGDEQELLNQATGELDSVIQATEEASLKIMDIVEKQMEAASRLEKMLADGPEGARELASGMNEQLMEIMTALSFQDLTGQRIRHAIETLKRVEGLVTDLYVSTGLMLEEHERDPEKAPEAVKRESRAKLVDGQEGCDDLLSQFGLG; encoded by the coding sequence ATGACTTCGGACCTGCAGGAAAAGCTGCTCCGCGAAATGGTGCAGGCGGTGACAAACGAGGTGGCGGGCATCGTCAAGGCGGAACTGGGTGAGCTTGTGGAGAAGGAAGTGGCCAGGGCGCTCTCCCGGGCCGTTTCCGAGGGCGACTTCCTGCGGACCATGAACCAGGACATGCGCCAGGGCCTCTCCGACATCTACCGCGAGATTTCCCAGGCCCGGCAGGGCCAGGAGAAGCTGGCCGAGGGCGCGGGCGACGAACAGGAGCTGCTCAACCAGGCCACCGGCGAGCTGGACTCGGTCATCCAGGCCACCGAGGAAGCCTCCCTCAAGATCATGGATATCGTGGAAAAGCAGATGGAGGCCGCCTCCAGGCTGGAGAAAATGCTGGCCGATGGGCCGGAGGGGGCCAGGGAACTGGCCTCGGGCATGAACGAGCAGCTCATGGAGATCATGACCGCACTTTCCTTCCAGGATCTCACCGGGCAGCGCATCCGCCACGCCATCGAAACGCTCAAGCGAGTGGAGGGACTGGTCACGGACCTTTACGTCTCCACCGGACTGATGCTGGAAGAGCACGAGCGCGACCCGGAAAAGGCCCCCGAGGCGGTCAAGCGGGAAAGTCGGGCCAAGCTGGTGGACGGCCAGGAAGGCTGCGACGACCTGCTTTCCCAGTTCGGCCTGGGCTGA
- a CDS encoding GGDEF domain-containing protein has protein sequence MRAIEFYFRHCSDLACEVEAEGLRVLSANPRWHGVGWRPEDVIGLPFPELLHQGDREKAMEILHSLPGGGEVGELRCRVRSRGRTGVTLTFTMAAEPERGRIHLLASLEETSADGESATLDSLTGLPNRAMLLERSERILRDAEGKGLKTAFLFVDLNKFKPVNDTHGHAAGDLALKTVGERLTASVRGDDMAARLGGDEFVVVASGLRQTIHASLAAKRLLAALARPIEIGGGVEVEVGASVGISVFPDNGTDVLELLQGADEAMYALKRTGRQGYVFAKTGGGDKETA, from the coding sequence ATGCGAGCCATAGAGTTCTATTTCCGCCACTGCTCCGACCTCGCTTGCGAGGTCGAGGCGGAGGGGTTGCGCGTGCTTTCCGCCAACCCTCGCTGGCACGGTGTGGGCTGGCGGCCGGAGGATGTGATTGGCCTGCCGTTCCCCGAACTGCTGCACCAGGGCGACCGGGAAAAGGCGATGGAGATCCTTCACTCCCTTCCCGGCGGCGGCGAGGTCGGCGAACTGCGCTGCCGGGTGCGCTCACGGGGGCGCACCGGCGTGACCCTGACCTTCACAATGGCGGCCGAGCCGGAGCGCGGCCGCATCCATCTGCTGGCCTCCCTGGAGGAGACCTCGGCCGACGGCGAGAGCGCCACCCTGGATTCCCTGACCGGGCTGCCCAACCGGGCCATGCTGCTGGAACGGTCGGAGCGGATTCTGCGCGACGCCGAGGGCAAGGGGCTGAAAACCGCCTTCCTCTTCGTGGACCTGAACAAGTTCAAGCCCGTCAACGATACCCACGGACACGCCGCGGGCGACTTGGCCCTGAAGACCGTGGGCGAGCGGCTGACCGCCAGCGTGCGCGGCGACGACATGGCCGCGCGCCTGGGCGGGGATGAGTTCGTGGTGGTGGCCTCGGGATTGCGCCAGACCATCCACGCCTCCCTGGCCGCCAAGCGGCTTTTGGCCGCCCTGGCCCGCCCCATCGAAATCGGCGGCGGGGTCGAGGTGGAGGTGGGGGCCAGCGTGGGCATCAGCGTTTTTCCGGACAACGGTACGGACGTGCTCGAACTGCTGCAGGGCGCGGACGAGGCCATGTACGCCCTCAAGCGTACGGGCAGGCAGGGGTATGTCTTCGCCAAGACGGGCGGGGGCGACAAGGAGACGGCATGA
- a CDS encoding HesA/MoeB/ThiF family protein, producing MPGDRSSEWPSQRPEEWSGEWRDELRALARPASLREGDRLVVSGEELDGWAAERNLDRRRAEEAALEAGVVPVARLRNFETLDCAGQLALVRSTCAMAGLGGLGGVVLELLVRAGVGRIRAADGDVFAEHNENRQLLATTANRNRAKSGAALERAAQLGSCTHLETIGSFLEEAGMNDLVRGADLAMDCLGGLAHRRALASACARQGVRLVSAGVAGWTGWLAVVEPGGPSPAEMLGDGRSVEESLGTPGPIVWTLASLQAAESVRLLSGGTSSLSGAMLLVDLEAMRFERVDLV from the coding sequence GTGCCCGGGGACCGGTCCAGCGAGTGGCCCTCCCAGCGTCCGGAGGAGTGGTCGGGCGAGTGGCGCGACGAATTGCGCGCTCTGGCCCGTCCGGCCTCCCTGCGCGAGGGCGACCGGCTGGTGGTCTCCGGCGAGGAGTTGGACGGCTGGGCCGCCGAGCGGAACCTCGACCGCCGCCGGGCCGAGGAGGCGGCCCTGGAGGCCGGAGTGGTCCCCGTGGCCCGGCTGCGCAACTTCGAGACCTTGGATTGTGCCGGGCAACTGGCCCTGGTGCGCTCCACCTGCGCCATGGCCGGGCTGGGCGGCCTGGGCGGAGTGGTGCTGGAACTTCTTGTCCGTGCCGGGGTGGGCCGCATCCGGGCGGCTGACGGCGACGTCTTCGCCGAGCACAATGAAAACCGGCAACTGCTGGCCACCACGGCCAACCGCAATCGGGCCAAGTCCGGTGCGGCCCTGGAGCGGGCCGCGCAGCTGGGCTCCTGCACCCACCTGGAGACCATCGGCTCCTTCCTGGAAGAGGCGGGCATGAACGACCTGGTGCGCGGTGCGGACTTGGCCATGGATTGCCTGGGTGGGCTGGCCCACCGCCGCGCCCTGGCTTCGGCCTGCGCCCGGCAGGGGGTGCGGCTGGTGTCGGCCGGGGTGGCGGGCTGGACCGGCTGGCTGGCCGTGGTGGAGCCGGGCGGCCCCTCCCCGGCGGAGATGCTTGGCGACGGGCGTTCCGTGGAGGAAAGCCTGGGCACCCCCGGCCCCATCGTCTGGACCCTGGCCTCCTTGCAAGCCGCCGAGTCCGTGCGCCTGCTGTCCGGCGGCACCTCCTCCCTTTCCGGGGCCATGCTCCTGGTGGACCTGGAGGCCATGCGCTTCGAGCGGGTGGATCTGGTCTGA
- a CDS encoding MoaD/ThiS family protein: protein MRIDITCFATLKKYEPKAPVGYETEAGTIGQLAGELGLPPEELKIIFINGAKASLDSELSEGDRVGLFPAVGGG, encoded by the coding sequence ATGCGCATAGACATAACCTGCTTCGCCACACTGAAGAAGTACGAGCCCAAGGCTCCGGTGGGGTACGAGACGGAGGCCGGAACCATCGGCCAGCTGGCGGGTGAGCTCGGCCTGCCGCCCGAGGAATTGAAGATCATCTTCATCAACGGGGCAAAGGCCTCCCTGGACTCGGAGCTTTCCGAGGGCGACCGGGTGGGGCTGTTCCCCGCCGTGGGCGGAGGGTAG